CCGTTCCTCCGGAAATCAAGGAGACATAGCATCGAAATGCTACAATACGAAAACTCTCTGTAGCACCGCAACACATTACAAACAAAATAATCTGCCCAGCAGGAGTAAATACAGCATTTACTCAAGTATTGGCAGAGTGTTCGTATTTTAGCGCTTCCCCGATCTTTACATGAAGTTCCTGGCGGGTAAAGGGTTTACGCAGAAACGGAATGCTGGGATCCAATTCACCATGTTGTGAGATCACATTCTCTGTGTAGCCTGACATCAAGAGCAGCTTGATCTCCGGATGTTTGAACTGCATGATAGTTGCCAATTCTACTCCGCTCATGCCGGGCATAACCACATCGCTGATAATCAAATAGGGGCGCAGACCCTCATCCTCTATCAGAATCATGGCTTGATCGGCACTATCTGCTAGCATTACCTTGAATCCCATCTTCTTAATCATCTTCCCGCTCAAATCTGCGATGGATTGATCATCTTCCACTATCAGCACCAGTTCATCGTGCAGACCTTGCTGGATGGGAACTTTCGCTTCATGATTCACTTCGCTTTCACCGCTTGCTGCCGGTAACATGATCACAAACATGGCTCCCTTGCCGGGGCTGCTAACCACATTGATACTTCCGCCGGCCTGCCGTACAATACCATAGACTGTGGGTAAACCCAGACCGGTGCCATGTCCTTTGGGTTTAGTGGTAAAGAAAGGCTCGAAGATGTGTTCTATGGTTTCCGCATCCAAACCACACCCGGTATCCTTCACTTTCAACACTACAAAACTATCCCCTTTTATCATGGGATGTCTGGCTGTGAAGTTTGAATCCGGAAGGTAGGCAAAGGTAGATATAGTAAGAGTTCCACCCATTTCCATGGCTTCTCTGGCGTTGATAACCAAGTTCATGATCACCTGTTCAATTTGCCCCACGTCCGCAAGTATCTTCGGCAGATCATCTGCCAGTTCCTTCACGAATTCGATATCTTCTCCGATCAAACGCATCAGCATTTTAGATAGGTTTTCAATGATCTCGTTTAGATCCAGCAATTGGGGTTTGATTACTTGCTTACGGCTGAAAGTCAGAAGCTGTCGGGTAAGGCTTGCCCCTCTCTGTCCGGCTTTATTGATTTCTTCTATTTCCTGCCGGATAGGATCCTTATCGTGAAGCACATTGAGTATTTCTTCGGTATATCCCAGGATCACGGTGAGAATGTTGTTGAAATCGTGAGCTATTCCCCCAGCCAGATGCCCAATGGAATCCAGCTTCTGAGCTTGCCTTAGTTGTTGTTCCAATTCATACTGTTTTGTTTCTGCTTCTTTCTTTTCGGTTATATCGTGAAAAGTCCCAATGATCCTGGAGATGCTGCCTCCCTCCCATTCCGCGACAGCCGCAGAGTTTACGTATATCTTGCGACCCTTCATGGTAGTGAACCAAGACTCTATGACATAGGCTTTACCACTCTTCTGGATCTCGTTCCAATTGTCCTCTATTGTTTTTAAAGTATCTTGGTCATAACCAGACCTACTACACTTAATAGCCTCGTCTATTGGTGTATTTTGTATATCAAGATCATGCAATTTGTACATCTCATCAGACCAGTAGAACTGTTTAGTGCTTGGATAATACACCCAGCCCCCCAGTTTCACGATGGATTGAATCGTCTTCAGAAGGGCTTCACTTTGTTTCAGGGCTTGTATAGCTTTGTTGCGCTCTATTACTTCAGCTTCCATTTCCTGCATCTTCTCTTCCAGCTTGCGCACCAGACGTTCATTGTACATCTTCAGTACGGTTTCGTCGTCTGGATTCTCCAATTTATCAAAGCGATGGATGTCATCCTTTTTTGCTATGGCTGCATGGATTCTCTGAAGTAACTCATCTGGTTCGCACGGCTTTCTGATATAGTCATCTGCACCCATTGTTTTTGCAAGTACTGCATCTTTCTCTCCAGTATAGGTAGCAGTAAAAACGATGAAGGGGATATGTTTCAGTTTAGGGTTTTGCCGTAATTCTCTACATAAAGAGAAGCCGTCCATCACAGGCATGAGGATGTCGCTAATAATCAAATCTATCTGTTCTTTCTCTAGTATCTCCATGGCTTCTTTACCGTTTTTAGCATCCAGAAACCGGTATTCCTTAGTTCCCAGCAAACTTTGCAGAAAATATAGGTTCTCGCTTTGATCGTCCACGTTTAGTATTGTTCTCATCCCTTCTCCTTGTACTCTAGGCTTTCAGATAGCTTGTGACCTGATCGGCAAACGTTTCCGGATCAATCGGTTTTTCGATGTATCCGGTAGCGCCTGCATCCAGGACCTGTTTTTTATTACCCGCCATAGCGTAGGAAGTAACAGCCACAACTGGAATATCAGCAATATCGGGATTAGAACGGATTTCGTGCAATACTTCGTACCCATCCATCCCAGGTAGCTGAATATCCAGTAATATGATGTCCGGCACATTATATAAAGCCATCTGCAGACCCAACCAGCCATTCTCAGCGCCCAGCACAGTGTATTCCCTGCTTTCTAAAAGGTACTGCATCAAATAGTAATTGTCCAGGTTGTCTTCTATAATGAGGA
This sequence is a window from Candidatus Cloacimonadota bacterium. Protein-coding genes within it:
- a CDS encoding response regulator; amino-acid sequence: MRTILNVDDQSENLYFLQSLLGTKEYRFLDAKNGKEAMEILEKEQIDLIISDILMPVMDGFSLCRELRQNPKLKHIPFIVFTATYTGEKDAVLAKTMGADDYIRKPCEPDELLQRIHAAIAKKDDIHRFDKLENPDDETVLKMYNERLVRKLEEKMQEMEAEVIERNKAIQALKQSEALLKTIQSIVKLGGWVYYPSTKQFYWSDEMYKLHDLDIQNTPIDEAIKCSRSGYDQDTLKTIEDNWNEIQKSGKAYVIESWFTTMKGRKIYVNSAAVAEWEGGSISRIIGTFHDITEKKEAETKQYELEQQLRQAQKLDSIGHLAGGIAHDFNNILTVILGYTEEILNVLHDKDPIRQEIEEINKAGQRGASLTRQLLTFSRKQVIKPQLLDLNEIIENLSKMLMRLIGEDIEFVKELADDLPKILADVGQIEQVIMNLVINAREAMEMGGTLTISTFAYLPDSNFTARHPMIKGDSFVVLKVKDTGCGLDAETIEHIFEPFFTTKPKGHGTGLGLPTVYGIVRQAGGSINVVSSPGKGAMFVIMLPAASGESEVNHEAKVPIQQGLHDELVLIVEDDQSIADLSGKMIKKMGFKVMLADSADQAMILIEDEGLRPYLIISDVVMPGMSGVELATIMQFKHPEIKLLLMSGYTENVISQHGELDPSIPFLRKPFTRQELHVKIGEALKYEHSANT
- a CDS encoding response regulator, whose amino-acid sequence is MPVSVLIIEDNLDNYYLMQYLLESREYTVLGAENGWLGLQMALYNVPDIILLDIQLPGMDGYEVLHEIRSNPDIADIPVVAVTSYAMAGNKKQVLDAGATGYIEKPIDPETFADQVTSYLKA